The following nucleotide sequence is from Syntrophorhabdaceae bacterium.
CTATGATCCCCGGACGGTCAAAGATCCTGAAATGGAGAAAATTTCCTTCAGGTACGACGTCTAAGTGGAACCTGTCGAGAAGGACTATCCTTCCCAGTTTGTCGGGGAAGACGGTACCTGCAATGCTTGTTTCTTCCCTGTCTGTCTTGATAACGAAGATTATGAGATCGTTGAATTTATCAAACTGATCGGTTTTCGATTCCTCGACAACGATATTCCTGTCTTTCGCGATGTATGGCGCATTGATATGGGTGACGGATTCTTTCAGGCTCACTTCCAGGAAGCCTTTCAGGCCGGCGATAGTGAAGGGCTGATAGCTGAAGGGGACATCGAATTTCCGTTCACAGAGATCTTCTTCAAAATTTTTCCCGATCATGACGATGGCGATCTTCTCGGGTCTCCCCTTGGTGATCTGGGCAGCGAGCTTTCCCATCTTTTCCGTCAGGTTGAAGTAGAGCTGCATGTGCTCGGGGAGCTGGGATATTATAAAGGGGATATTGACGGCGTTGAGGTACGGACGGCCGTGGAGGGCGTTGAGGACCTGCTCGGAAACGATGACAGAGACCGCCTCCTGTCCTTCCATTGTATTCGCCCCTATGTGCGGTGTGGCAAAGGCGTTTTCGAGTTCGAGGAGTTTGTTGCTTTCAGGGGGTTCTTTTTCGAAGACGTCCACACCGGCCGCAAAGACTTTACCGGATTTCAGGGCCTCATAGAGATCATTCTCATTAACGATCCCGCCCCTTGCGCAATTGACGAAGATGACATTATCTCTCATGAGGGAGATCTCGTTTGCCGTGATCATGTTTTTCGTGGTGTTTGTCAGCGGCGTGTGGAACGTTATGACATCAACCTCCTTCAGGAGGTCTCCGAGGTTCTCGTAGAGTGTTACCCCGAGGGAATCTGCTTTACTTTTCTTAATGTATGGGTCGTAGGCGATCACCTTCATACCGAAGCTTTTTGCCCTGATGGCAACGTTGCTGCCTATCCTGCCCAGCCCCACAATACCCAGGGTCTTGTTGTAGAGTTCTATACCGAGAAAACGTTTTCTGTCCCATTTTCCTGCCTTCAGCGAGTCGTTTGCTAGGGGGATCTTACGGGCTGCGGCGAGCATGATCCCGAGGGTCAGCTCTGTTGCTGCGAGGGTATTGCCTGTCGGCGCGTTGAGCACGATAATGCCTTTTTTGCTTGCAGCTTCGATGTTGATATTGTCAACGCCGACACCCGCCCTGCCGATGATCTTCAGCTTCCCGGGGTTTTCAATGAGGCTTGCAGAGACGCTTGTGCCGCTCCTTGTAATGATCGCGTCGTATTGACCGAGGATCTTTTTCAATTCATCCTGTTTGATGCCGATCTTTATGTCTACCCCGACGGTGGGGTCCTGTCTCAGGATGTCGATACCTTCCGGGGCAACGTTTTCCGTGATGAGCACTTTGAATCTTTTCATGGAACACCTTCCGCCTTGTAGTTACTTGCAAAGTCCTGAGGCGTAACCTCTCAGTATCTGACAAGAATAGCATTGAGCGCCGCAAAAAGCAATATGCGGAGAAATTCCTTGACTGGAACAGCTCAATTCAATAGAGTAATATCGAACTATAATGACAGAGAGCATGAAAGACAAGAGGCATCCCTTTCTGAACAGGAGTAACCTGCGGGATATTACGATAATCGTTGCCCTTATCTCTTCGCTTGTCTACAATCTCGATGTCGTCAGGCTCCTTATCTCGTTTCTGTTGCTGAGTTTCGGCTGTTTCT
It contains:
- the serA gene encoding phosphoglycerate dehydrogenase, which gives rise to MKRFKVLITENVAPEGIDILRQDPTVGVDIKIGIKQDELKKILGQYDAIITRSGTSVSASLIENPGKLKIIGRAGVGVDNINIEAASKKGIIVLNAPTGNTLAATELTLGIMLAAARKIPLANDSLKAGKWDRKRFLGIELYNKTLGIVGLGRIGSNVAIRAKSFGMKVIAYDPYIKKSKADSLGVTLYENLGDLLKEVDVITFHTPLTNTTKNMITANEISLMRDNVIFVNCARGGIVNENDLYEALKSGKVFAAGVDVFEKEPPESNKLLELENAFATPHIGANTMEGQEAVSVIVSEQVLNALHGRPYLNAVNIPFIISQLPEHMQLYFNLTEKMGKLAAQITKGRPEKIAIVMIGKNFEEDLCERKFDVPFSYQPFTIAGLKGFLEVSLKESVTHINAPYIAKDRNIVVEESKTDQFDKFNDLIIFVIKTDREETSIAGTVFPDKLGRIVLLDRFHLDVVPEGNFLHFRIFDRPGIIGKVATILGDHHINIAGFGLSRQKTGEEVAFVSVDDPIGQKVLDEILRIDGMIEAKAIDL